One window from the genome of Osmerus eperlanus chromosome 3, fOsmEpe2.1, whole genome shotgun sequence encodes:
- the LOC134017709 gene encoding LIM domain only protein 7-like — translation MHSFPPSFLSFLLLFPAAQTCSPHTHPHTAPQQTPKPPTPLLERPPLVFSRVDPSSGPRLVRGERRALLGRHDPLEAPEPWEVGDAVLPDLENDDMFARRTQAFHSNSDLALMKTSGCKSQSCSPEPEVNIVTQPSRPGDSRRPRLPDIQRDDVLYRKVNPQQAQRPLSGDPERYTPLHIPEPWALPPSLQARLMCPPCPLNQEVPSEDQNERKERPKTDDMLLRKFGVGAQGQGSPLAKSANQMTPSVPTSCSEGDLQKMQEIREASRLRFRKRLLVERLAFLNS, via the exons ATGCACTCAtttccaccttccttcctctctttcctcctcctctttcctgccGCCCAAACCTGCAGCCCtcacacccatccacacactgcccCCCAGCAGACTCCTAAACCACCCACTCCGCTGCTAGAGCGCCCCCCTCTGGTGTTCTCCAGAGTGGACCCGTCCTCGGGCCCCAGGCTGGTCAGAGGAGAGCGGAGGGCTCTGCTGGGACGCCATGACCCCCTGGAGGCCCCCGAGCCCTGGGAGGTGGGAGACGCCGTCCTCCCCGACCTGGAGAACGACGACATGTTTGCCAGGAGGACCCAGGCCTTCCACTCCAACTCCGATCTCGCTCTGATGAAAACGAGTGGGTGTAAGAGCCAATCCTGTTCCCCCGAGCCGGAGGTCAACATCGTTACCCAGCCTTCTCGCCCTGGCGACAGCAGGAGACCCCGTTTGCCTGACATCCAGAGAGATGATGTTTTGTACCGCAAGGTCAACCCCCAGCAGGCACAGCGCCCCCTATCTGGAGACCCTGAGCGCTACACGCCTCTCCACATCCCAGAGCCCtgggccctgcccccctccttgcAGGCTCGACTGATGTGCCCCCCTTGCCCTTTGAACCAGGAAGTACCATCAGAAGATCAAaacgagaggaaggagagaccgAAAACAGACGACATGTTGCTCAGGAAGTTTGGCGTTGGGgcccagggtcaggggtcacctcTAGCCaaatcagccaatcagatgaCTCCGTCAGTGCCCACTTCCTGTAGCGAGGGGGACCTGCAAaagatgcaagaaatccgagaGGCGAGCAGGCTGAGGTTTAGGAAGAGGCTACTTGTGGAGAGGTTAGCCTtccttaac tcCTAG